AAGGCCATAAAAAACTCAAGCTCTATAGTCCTATAACTGCTTATAGTCGAAAATCACTTACTCCATCGCTTCCGGTCCTCCTGGTTTTGGAAGAAGTATAATAGGTCCCATTTGCACCACCATAAGACACAGCGGAACTCTGAAAGCTAAAGCTACGAACTTGAGGCTGCTGTTCATTATTCATTCTCTGGATATCATTCTGGAATACCATTTGCTTACTCTTTCTCTCTGCAAAAGCAAATATTATTCATCAATCAGTACCTATAAGACAGAGAAAGTTACAACCCTGGAGATGAAATTGTAAACTAGGCATATAATCATCATGGACTATGTTCACCTCCAGCTTCATCATCTGGATATTCAACAGAAGGCTCAGTGCTTGCCCTAGCATGCTTTCTCGTGTTCTGTTTCTTCTCTTTTGCAATTTCCTTTTCCTCTTTCTCATCATCAGAGTCCAACTCCTCAATAACTGGACCCCTAGACCTAGGCTGCTGGTAGGGGATAGGCGGATGTTGTTCTAGAAATCCAGTCATGTGCGAGTCCATGAACGGGCCTCCGATAGAACCAAAAGGGGATGACTGCGAGCCCATGAAAGGGCCTCCGCTAGGACCAAAAGGGGATGACTGCGAGCCCATGAAAGGGCCTCCGCTAGGACCAAAAGGGGATGATTCAAATATGCCTCCAAATGGACGGGTGAAGAAAGGATCATCAAATGGGTCCCTGCCACCAAAAAAACTAGATACTAAACTCCTCTGACCTCCGAATCCACCAAAACCACTAAAACTACCAAAAGGGCCACCAAAATTGGAAAATGGGTCTCTTCCTCCCTGCATTTTCAGCTTCTAGGCCTGAAAATTAAACAAAGGCGGTTTCCTCAGCACAATTACTATGTAAACAACAATATATTTATACACAGTCGTGGAAACAAACAAGGTGAAATATGCTGGGAGTATATCACTGCAAAACCAAACAAAGTTGAGTAAGCATTTCGGGGGTAAGGAAGCAAGAAATGTTAGTACGTATTCCACTAAGAAAACAGCAAGAAATTGGAACTCATAATAGTCTTTCTTCTCTCGTAATCAAAACTACTTCGAATCGCGTCCAGGGGTAAATTTGAAAAATGGAGAGTAAGAAACAGGACTCACCAAGTAAATATGTATGAACAATTCAAGTTCACTACTCTTGGAATCAACCTCCACTGGAAGTATCAATTACATACAAGTATAAAAGCAAAGAAAACAATTACCATAACAATAACCCAGGCTTCAAAAGAAAAAAGAGCAAAACAACATACACTAATTTGTCAATAGTTTAGTGTCCTCCCCTTCATATAGCCATATCATCTATTCCTTGCTACTTTACTCAAACAGATGTCAACTTTTTGACTGTTGCAACAGAGTGTATGCTGCTACATATATGCAGATATTCTTACATGTAAACTGTATTCTATAGAGCGACCAGATACTTTGGTACAACCAGATACGTTGGTACACTATGCATGAACATCCTTTATAGTGTTTCATTTCTATAACCCCAATAGTAGATTATCAATTCCAAAAGAAATAATCTTCCaactcatttttcttcttttagaaGCAAATAGTTATTAGACATTTGTCAGCAAGTGCAGGGTATGAAGAGACCATTATAAGGTGTTGATCCTCTCTTAGCAGTATAGGTAATACAACACAAGCTAGCACGAAGGACACCTTCCCCAATTAGTCAATCAATAAACCAATGGCACCTCAATCTCAACTGTGGCCAACAATATAATCGTCTATATAATCTGCTCCATTCAAGCTTATTTAATACCAAGATTGCTAAGTAGTTTCTTGTTAAGCACATTCGAGGTTCTACAGAACCAAAGGTTCACTAAATTTCATGGTTATTCCTTTCCGGACCTAATAtaagtgcaacaacaacaactaaacCCTAAGTTCAGCTAGTTGATATTGTTTACTAAATTCAGCTAGTTGATGTTGTTTATTATGAACCC
The DNA window shown above is from Nicotiana tomentosiformis chromosome 8, ASM39032v3, whole genome shotgun sequence and carries:
- the LOC104095296 gene encoding uncharacterized protein isoform X2, with translation MQGGRDPFSNFGGPFGSFSGFGGFGGQRSLVSSFFGGRDPFDDPFFTRPFGGIFESSPFGPSGGPFMGSQSSPFGPSGGPFMGSQSSPFGSIGGPFMDSHMTGFLEQHPPIPYQQPRSRGPVIEELDSDDEKEEKEIAKEKKQNTRKHARASTEPSVEYPDDEAGERKSKQMVFQNDIQRMNNEQQPQVRSFSFQSSAVSYGGANGTYYTSSKTRRTGSDGLTFEESKEANSATGRASHSVSRGIQNKGHSVLRKLDSDGRVDTMQTLHNLNENELAGFEQAWKGKARNQLPGLYGGLNIQGSGSTAQNGAYKGGWALPSPERSHHSGNFGPGVENAAASSLPMHSWKLKTDAGNVMGSSRVTTASNLEKAKKR
- the LOC104095296 gene encoding uncharacterized protein isoform X1, encoding MQGGRDPFSNFGGPFGSFSGFGGFGGQRSLVSSFFGGRDPFDDPFFTRPFGGIFESSPFGPSGGPFMGSQSSPFGPSGGPFMGSQSSPFGSIGGPFMDSHMTGFLEQHPPIPYQQPRSRGPVIEELDSDDEKEEKEIAKEKKQNTRKHARASTEPSVEYPDDEAGERKSKQMVFQNDIQRMNNEQQPQVRSFSFQSSAVSYGGANGTYYTSSKTRRTGSDGLTFEESKEANSATGRASHSVSRGIQNKGHSVLRKLDSDGRVDTMQTLHNLNENELAGFEQAWKGKARNQLPGLYGGLNIQGDTGSGSTAQNGAYKGGWALPSPERSHHSGNFGPGVENAAASSLPMHSWKLKTDAGNVMGSSRVTTASNLEKAKKR
- the LOC104095296 gene encoding uncharacterized protein isoform X3 — its product is MQGGRDPFSNFGGPFGSFSGFGGFGGQRSLVSSFFGGRDPFDDPFFTRPFGGIFESSPFGPSGGPFMGSQSSPFGSIGGPFMDSHMTGFLEQHPPIPYQQPRSRGPVIEELDSDDEKEEKEIAKEKKQNTRKHARASTEPSVEYPDDEAGERKSKQMVFQNDIQRMNNEQQPQVRSFSFQSSAVSYGGANGTYYTSSKTRRTGSDGLTFEESKEANSATGRASHSVSRGIQNKGHSVLRKLDSDGRVDTMQTLHNLNENELAGFEQAWKGKARNQLPGLYGGLNIQGDTGSGSTAQNGAYKGGWALPSPERSHHSGNFGPGVENAAASSLPMHSWKLKTDAGNVMGSSRVTTASNLEKAKKR